The genomic window ACACCAGTAGTTGACAATCCAATAATAGGAAAATCAGGATTGTCAACATCTTTTTGTTGCTCAAAACGCTTATAACACCAACCAGATCCACTGTATAATCTTGCTGCACCAAACGCCATTTGCTTTGCTACTCGCGCATCTACAGCACCACACGATTTTAATAAATCGCAATCCACACCAAGTATCTTAGATTTTTCACGAATATCGTAAGTAACAGCAGATCCAAGAAAAACTCTAGAAGCGCCAGGAATCTTTACAAACGAATCTGAAAGAAGACCCCCAGTCAGAGACTCAGCACATGCGATATGCAAAGAATGTGCATCGCAAAAATCAAGAATCTCACTAGCTAAAACACTAACAGAGTCACTACACATATCTATATCAATGCTTCAAAGCGTCGTTCACATAAAGAATACCAGAGTAAGTAGCAAAACCTATTGCAATTCCAATCAAACCGTAAGCAATGGAGTAATAGCAAATCACCCAAAGTGGAATATCATTTGCGCAGAAAATAGGAACAATAGGAACGAGAAGCATTGCAATACCAATTGACTGAGAAAGTGTCTTAAACTTTCCAGCAGAAGATGCTGCAATCACTTTACCGCCCTTATTTATAACATAGAATCGTAAAATAGTTATGCCAATTTCACGAATAACAAACAAAGCAGTAATCCACCAATATAGTTCTCCAAAAGCTGACGCAATAATAAGCGCGGAAAGCATAAGAAGCTTATCTGCTATAGGATCTAGTAATTTACCAAGCTCAGTTACCTGATTGTATTTTCTAGCCATCCAACCATCTAATTTATCTGTAGAAGCTGCAATTACAAACAAAACAAACACTGACCAACGTATCGCAGTAGAAGTATAACCCCAAGGACCTGCAACCAAATATAAGATTATAAATAGAATGGAAAGAATAATCCTTATGTATGTCACTACATTAGGAGCATAATCCCAACCTTCAAGTAATTTAGACTTACTGTTTTTCAACATCTATAAATACCTCCATAAAGCTACACAAATATGGTATAGCAAACGCAAAACTTAATTCAACTTTTACAAAGAATCACTTTCACCGCGAATAAATGCTAAAACTTTAGGCAAATCTTGAGGTTGCACAAGAACCTCACGTGCCTTAGATCCTTCGGATGGACCAACAACGCCACGCGACTCAAGCAAATCCATTAACCTACCAGCTTTAGAAAAGCCAACACGCAATTTTCTTTGAAGCATCGAAGTGGATCCAAACTGAGCGCCTACTACAAGCTCTGCAGCCTGAAGCAGCTCATCCATATCGTCGCCAATATCGCTAGTTTTAAGCTTGCTTTGAGCTTGAGCATCCGCTTTTTGAGCCATTTGTTCAATATCTTCACGATACTTTGGCTTGCGCTGAGTGCGAACATACTCCACAGCTCTGCGGATTTCAGATTCACTCACCCACGAGCCCTGCACACGCTGAGGCTTAGCAGCACCCATTGGAAGGAACAAAGCGTCACCTTGACCAATCAAAGTTTCTGCACCAACAGTATCGAGAATAACCCTGGAATCAGTTGCAGATGAAGTAGCAAAAGCCAAGCGAGAAGGAATATTTGCTTTAATCAAGCCTGTTACAACGTCAACAGATGGGCGCTGAGTAGCAAGAACCAAATGCACTCCTGCAGCTCGAGCAAGCTGAGTAATACGCTGAATAGAACTTTCCACATCGTTCTTAGCAACCATCATCAAATCAGCCATCTCGTCTACAACCACAAGCAAATACGGGTATGGAGCAACTTTTCGATTAGAACCAGCCGGAGCATGAACTTTTCCTTCACGCACAGCCTTGTTGAAATCTTTAACATGGCGGAAGCCGAAGAATTGCAAGTCGTCGTAGCGCGCGTCCATCTCTTTAACAACCCACTCGAGAGCCTGCGCAGCCTTCTTAGGATCCGTAATAATCGGTGTGAGCAAATGCGGAATGCCAGCGTATGCAGAAAGCTCTACTCTCTTAGGATCTACCAAAATCATACGAACCTGTTCAGGTGTTGCTCGCATGATAATAGAAGTGAGCATCGAGTTAATAAAACTCGACTTACCAGATCCTGTAGCACCTGCAACAAGCAAATGCGGCATTTTATCGAGAGCTGCCGTTACGAAATGACCCTCAACATCCTTACCAACACCTGTAAGCATAGGGTTTGGATCTTGGCGCGCTTTATCAGACCTAAGAACATCTCCCAGATTTACAATCTCTCTATCTACATTCGGGATCTCAATACCAATTGCAGACTTGCCCGGAATTGGAGAGAGAATACGCACATCAGTACTTGCTACAGCATACGCAATATTCTTTTGAAGATTCGTTACCTTCTCTACTTTTACTCCAGATCCTAACTCAACTTCATATTGAGTTACAGAAGGACCTCTTAAGAAGCCAATAACCTTCGCATCTACCTCAAATTGTTCAAAGGTAGAAGTTAAAGCTCGAATCACACGATCATTCGCTGGTGTTCTTGTTGCATGAGGCTTTCCATGAACAAGTATGTTCAAATCTGGTAGAATATAAGGTTCATCTTCATAAACATTAGAATCACTATGATTTGAATCGTATATATCTTTGCCAGCAGCGCTATCACTATTATTTTCTTGCGATGACCTATATTTATCTAATTGTTGAGCAGGCATATTTCCCCAAGGATCAGAAGAATATTGCTCGCTGGTGCTTATAGGAGCCTTAGGGAATTCATCAATATATAATTCTGGAGATGTTTTCCAAGAATTAGAATTCGCAGAAGAACCACTTGAAGATACAGACCTAGGAGACTCACGATTATGTGATTTATCAACCGTATTTTCATAACCTTGCGATTGATTATTAAGATCACCATCATGACTATTCGTGCGATCAGCATTATTTGATTCGAAATTACTACCGCCATCTTTTGAAGATGCACAGAGAAAAGCATCATCTCCAGCATACTCATCTAAAAGCTCATTATTACTATCTTTTTTCTTAGTTCCAAATAGTGAATTCCATAATTTAGAAATTAACGAATTATGCAAAGATCTGCGAGACTTTTCAGATTTGTCAGAATCATCATGAGTTGGCACTCCATCAGCAAATTCAAGTGTTTTATCATCATCCTTAGAATCATTATCGTATGAATCTTCCTCAGAATTATCGTCTTTACTATCTTTACTATCTTTAGAAAAAGCAGAAAATATAAACTGCGTTATGTCTGTAACATGCAATTTTAAAATCATCAAAAACGAAAAAATTGCGATAATAACAAAAATCACTAGAGCAAAAGTCCTAGATAATCCCCAAGCTAAAGGAGAACCAAGAGAAAAACCTAATAATCCACCAGATTTTTGCAAATCTTCTATGTGAAAATGTTGATTTTTACTAGCAAATAAAATATCTAAAATAGAACATATAGACCACAAAATAAGAACAAAACCACCTATAACACGTGGGTTACCTGATTTTGATCCACTATTTCTCATTAGTCTAATTGCTACAGCAAATAACCAAACTGGTAAAACAATGCTCATAACTCCAAAAACTGCAGATGCTGCGAAGTGAAAAGCAACGCCTATAAAACCACTAACTCTAAACCATTCCGATGCGCAGAAAAGAATAGCAATAATAATCATTACAAAGCACAATCCATCTCTGCGGTATGCTTCGTCGTATTCTCCCACACCAAAAAGCGAACGTACTACTTTACCAACAAGTCGCGGAACAAAAAGCAGCGCGGATTCCCAAAAAGGTTCATCATAAGATACATTTGATGACGACTTTGATGACTTACCGCCCCTACCTGCCATATATAAGCTCCTTAAACATAAATTTATGAAACATAACAAATTATGCAACCCACATTATTCTACCCCAACGTGTACTAATATACGGGCATAAACGTGTACTGATAAATTAAAAAATCTAATTGCAAAAAGAATGATACTCAAAGTAAAAAATAATCTAGCATAAAAAAAAATTCGGCTGAAACCAGCCGAAAAAATGGGGTGGCTAACGCGGCTTGAACGCGCGACCTTCTGAACCACAATCAGATGCTCTACCAACTGAGCTATAGCCACCATTATGGCGCGAAACCCTTCGGGAATCGCACAACAGAGGAATACTATACACGATTTTTTAAATTTATGCTAGTCAATCTTCATTCGGCGCGTCGCACGACAATTCGACATTGCGTAATGTAAGAATATAGCTATGAGTTTTTCGCAAAAATCAGATTCAAATAATGAATTAAATGAAAGCGTTACAAACGAGCGAATTTTTGGTATTTTTGATTCAAAATTACATACAACAAAAGTTCTTCTTCTTGGCTCTGGAGAACTTGGTAAAGAGATTGCTATAGAGCTTATAAGGCTTGGCATAAGAGTATGCGCGGCAGATAGCTATGCGAACGCTCCTGCAATGCAAGTAGCTCAAGAAAATCGCGTTTTAGATATGAGCGACTCTCAAGCGTTACAAGACTTAATAAACGATATAAACCCAGACATAATAATTCCTGAAATTGAAGCAATATCAACTCAAATACTAAAAAATGTTGTAAAGAGTAAGAAAATTCAGGTTGTTCCAAGCTCTGATATTACTGCGATTGCTATGGACCGTGAAGCTTTGCGAAAAATTTCACACGAAAAACTAGGATTGCCAACAACACCATATCGATTTGCTTCTAACTATGAAGAATTAGAAAAAGGAGCAAAAATCGTAGGATATCCATGCGTCGTGAAACCAATTATGAGCTCATCTGGTCACGGTCAATCAATAGTAAAAAATCCTGAAAACCTACAAAATGCTTGGATAGAAGCACAAAATGGAAGAAGATCTAAGCATAAGAATCAGAACACGCAAAACGCTGATATATCTCGCGTAATTGTTGAAGCTTTAGCACCATTAGACTACGAGCTAACAGTACTAACTGTAAGCTCCAGCGCTGGAATAACAACATGCGAACCCATTGCACAATTTCAAAAAAATGGCGATTACAGGCAATCATGGCAACCAGCAAATATACCAGAAAACGTTCGAATCAACGCTCAAAATATTGCTAAACGAGCCGTTGAAGGTCTATCTCAAATAGCAAGAGAAAACGGAGAAACTGGTTGGGGCGTTTATGGAGTTGAACTCTTTGTTCTTAAAAACGGTGATTTACTTTTCAACGAACTATCCCCTCGTCCGCACGATACTGGCATGGTTACAATGATTTCACAGTATTACAGCGAGTTTGCTCTGCATGTTTTAGCTATTTTGGGTGTTCCTATTACTCAAAAGCACACTGCTCTTTGCTTAAAAAATAATGAAGTCGCTTTAAGCCATGCACTTGTTGTAGAAGGTAACGGAAAAATTGGATTTGCGAATGTAGCAAAATCATTAAACACTGAAGATTGCGCAAGATGTGATATACGCATCTTTGGAAAGCCAGAAGTTCATGGCTCAAGACGCATGGGTGTTATTTTGACAGTAGCAGACAGCGTAAGTGATGCAAAATCTTGCGCGACACGCATTGCTAGCGAATTACACACTGTAGAACTACCGTCTTAAAACATCGAAAAATCAAGGTTTTTACTGGTTTAAGACATTAAAAAATTAAAAAATAATACAAAAAAATTGTAGGTAACAATTGTTAGTCTGAACGTGCTGACAAGGTTGGATAAACCTTCAAACAATGTTGGTTTTCGCCTACAGCCATAGATGCAACAAGAGAGGCACGTCAATGGAAAAACTTGACAAGTTGTATGAAGGCAAAGCAAAGAAATTGTATGCCACTGATAACAATAATGTGTTGTGGGTGGAATACATGAATCAGGCAACAGCTGGCAACGGTCTTAAAAAAGCTCAAATTGCTGGCAAAGGCAGCTTAAACAATCAAATAACTTCTTTACTATTCCATCTTCTTGAAGCGCGTGGCGTGAAAAGCCACTTCCTAGGGCGCATTTCTAGCACTGAGCAACTTGTAAAACGCATGAAAATGTTCCCATTAGAAATAATAATGCGAAATACTGCTGCTGGTTCTTTTGCAAAACGTTATGCTGTAAAAGAAGGCACTCCTTTAAAGAAACCATTATTGGAATTCTGCGTTAAATCCGACGAACTTGGCGATCCATTTATTAATCCTGAAGGCGTTGTAGCTCTTGGATTAGCAACCGATGAAGAGCTGGCAGAAATTACTCGTCAAGCTCATGCTGTTAATAATGCATTGCTTGATGTTTTCTCTAAGATTGACGTACAGCTTGTTGACTTCAAGATTGAAGAAGGCGTTGATTCTAAGGGAAACATTCTGCTCGCTGACGAAATAACGCCAGATACTTGCAGACTTTGGGATAAGCGCAATACGAATAATTCTGAAGTAAGCCACTTAGATAAAGATTTATTCAGACGAGATTTAGGAGATATAATTCCAGCCTACGAGGAGATATTCTCAAGGCTTAAATCTCTTGCTCAAAGCGAAAGCGTAAACTTCGACGAAATAAATCCAAATAATTATGTTGAAGAATGATTTTTAATGTGGCTCGCATCTTTCGAGGTGCGAGCCACACGCGTTCTTAAAGCAAAACTAAACAAAATTGAAAAAGAAAACTGAAAAAACAAAACAACCAAAATAGCCAAAACGTACAATTACAAGGCAGGTTTACCGTGGTATTTCGCGTTTATGTTGAAAAGCAATCTGGTTTCGATGTTAAGGCACAGCATCTTAATCACGAGCTTAAAGAAATTCTAGGAATAGATTCTTTAAAATCAACGCGCATAATAAACAGGTATGATGTTGAAGGAATATCAGAAGATCTATTCAACAATGCTATCAAAACAGTTTTTAGCGAACCACCAGTAGATAACACCTACGATTATCTGCCCATAAGCACAAGCGAACATGTTTTTGCTATGGAATTTCTTCCAGGACAATTTGATCAGCGAGCAGAATCTGCAAGTGAATGCATACAGCTTATAAGCCAAGGAGAGCGACCAAGGGTAAGAACCGCGCAAATCTTGGCTTTTAAAGGTGATTTGTCTAAAAAAGATTTGGACGCAATTAAACACTACATAATTAATCCAGTTGAAGCGCGCGAAGCATCTTTAGATAAAGTCAATACTTTGCAAACTGAAACAGTTATTCCAGCAAATGTGGAAGTTATCAACGGATTCAACGATTTAGACGAACAAGGTTTAAAAAAGTTCATAGAAGATCGCGCGCTTGCAATGGACTTGGAAGACGCAAAATTCTGCCAGAACTATTTTAAAAACGAAAATCGCAATCCAACTATTACAGAAATCAAAGTAATAGACACATATTGGTCTGATCATTGCCGTCATACAACTTTTGGCACGCATCTTACAAACATAAAAATAGACGATAAGCAAGTACAAACCGCATTCAATCGTTATCTTGAAATGCGAGAAGAACTTAATCGCACAAATAAGCCGATTTGCCTTATGGATATGGCAACTATTGGTGCAAAGTATTTGAAGCATAATGGAATTCTTAAAAATCTAGACGAATCCGAAGAAATCAACGCTTGTACAGTAAAAATCAAAGTTGACGTAAACGGTCACGATGAAGATTGGCTGTTTTTGTTTAAAAACGAAACACATAATCATCCTACAGAAATCGAGCCTTTTGGTGGTGCTGCAACATGCATTGGCGGATGCATTCGCGACCCTCTTTCGGGAAGATCTTACGTATATCAGGCAATGCGAGTAACTGGTGCTGCAGATCCTAGAACGCCAATAGCCCAAACTCTTGAAGGAAAATTGCCTCAAAGAAAAATCGTAACGTCTGCAGCTGCAGGCTACTCTTCTTACGGAAATCAAATTGGACTTGCAACAGGCGAAGTACACGAGATTTACCACCCAGGATACGTTGCAAAACGAATGGAAGTGGGTGCGGTTGTAGCCGCTACCCCAGCAGACCATGTTCGAAGAGAAACACCTGAGCCAGGAGACGTGATTATTCTTCTAGGTGGACGAACTGGAAGAGACGGAATTGGTGGAGCAACTGGTGCTTCTAAAGCGCAAGACACTGATAGCATTGAGGAATGCGGAGCAGAAGTTCAAAAAGGAAATGCTCCTATTGAACGCAAGTTACAACGACTTTTCCGCCGCAAAGATGCATGCAGACTTATTAAGCGTTGCAACGACTTTGGCGCTGGCGGCGTAAGCGTTGCAACGGGTGAAATTGCAGATGGCTTGATTATTGATTTAGATAAAGTCTCTAAAAAATATGAAGGTCTTGATGGCACAGAGCTTGCGATTTCTGAATCTCAAGAGCGAATGGCTGTTGATGTTGCAGCAAGCGATGCCGACGAATTTTTGTCATACGCACGTCAGGAAAATTTGGAAGCACAAATTGTAGCCATAGTCACAGAAGAAGCACGAATGAAAATGACTTGGCGAGGAAAAACAATTGTGGATCTAAGCCGTGAATTCCTAGCTTCTAATGGAGCTCCAAAAGAGCAAAATATTCACGTTGAAAGTGGCGAAAACTATACTTCGAAATGGCAAGATATAAGTGGCGAATACGCTAATAAATCTTTTGACGAGCGCATGAAAAATCTTGTTTCCAACATAAATATTTGCTCAAACAAAGGTCTTAGTGAAATGTTCGACTCCACTATTGGAGCTGCAACAGTTCTTATGCCTTTTGGAGGCAGACGTCAGCTTACTCCTGCACAAGCAATGGTTGCAAAATTGCCAGTTTTTGGAGAAACGAACACAGCTTCTGCAATGTCGTGGGGCTTTAACCCATATATTATGGAAAAGAATCAATTTACTGGAGCTTATTTAGCTGTTGTTGAGTCTTTGGCAAAGCTCACAGCCAGCGGTTTTACTATAGAAAATGCTTATTTAAGTTTGCAAGAATATTTTGGAAAGCCTCATAATGCTCCAGAACGTTGGGGAAAACCAATGGCAGCTATTCTCGGAGCTTTAAGCGCACAAATTGACTTTGGTGTAGGCGCTATTGGCGGCAAGGATTCTATGAGCGGAAGCTTTGAAAATCTTGATGTTCCACCAACACTTATTTCTTTTGCTGTTTCTACAGGAGACGCGAGAAACGTTGTTTCGCCAGAATTCAAAAAAGCCAATAGTAGAATTTTAAGAATATTGCCTAAATATAAGGAAGATGGAATCACGCCTAAATCTCAAAGCTTCTTAGAGGCGATTAGGATTGTGGAAAATCTTACCTCAAATAAGCATGCGCTTTCCGTTAGCACTCCTGGATTTGGTGCTAGTGCGGAAATCTTATTTAAGATGACTTTGGGAAATCATATTGGGTTAAAGCTTAATAATGCGATTAGCAAGAATGATTTGTTTAAGCCAGAATATGGGTCGTTCTATGTGGAGCTTAAAGATGATTCTGAACTTACGTATGCAGATTCAGATCTTGTAAGCGTAGATGTAGTAGGCGAAACTTGTAATGAGTTCGAGTTT from Gardnerella vaginalis ATCC 14018 = JCM 11026 includes these protein-coding regions:
- a CDS encoding CinA family protein, producing the protein MCSDSVSVLASEILDFCDAHSLHIACAESLTGGLLSDSFVKIPGASRVFLGSAVTYDIREKSKILGVDCDLLKSCGAVDARVAKQMAFGAARLYSGSGWCYKRFEQQKDVDNPDFPIIGLSTTGVAGPGSDAGKPAGLAYIGVFVPTVTDKSCYSLDSDAIFCKFNRIKNCVFDCKCGKISNFSLEKCDFYSCDLGLLISVQLDISGNREEVRNGVVYALIKILHSIIFEDWIFDARA
- the pgsA gene encoding CDP-diacylglycerol--glycerol-3-phosphate 3-phosphatidyltransferase, which gives rise to MLKNSKSKLLEGWDYAPNVVTYIRIILSILFIILYLVAGPWGYTSTAIRWSVFVLFVIAASTDKLDGWMARKYNQVTELGKLLDPIADKLLMLSALIIASAFGELYWWITALFVIREIGITILRFYVINKGGKVIAASSAGKFKTLSQSIGIAMLLVPIVPIFCANDIPLWVICYYSIAYGLIGIAIGFATYSGILYVNDALKH
- a CDS encoding DNA translocase FtsK, which translates into the protein MAGRGGKSSKSSSNVSYDEPFWESALLFVPRLVGKVVRSLFGVGEYDEAYRRDGLCFVMIIIAILFCASEWFRVSGFIGVAFHFAASAVFGVMSIVLPVWLFAVAIRLMRNSGSKSGNPRVIGGFVLILWSICSILDILFASKNQHFHIEDLQKSGGLLGFSLGSPLAWGLSRTFALVIFVIIAIFSFLMILKLHVTDITQFIFSAFSKDSKDSKDDNSEEDSYDNDSKDDDKTLEFADGVPTHDDSDKSEKSRRSLHNSLISKLWNSLFGTKKKDSNNELLDEYAGDDAFLCASSKDGGSNFESNNADRTNSHDGDLNNQSQGYENTVDKSHNRESPRSVSSSGSSANSNSWKTSPELYIDEFPKAPISTSEQYSSDPWGNMPAQQLDKYRSSQENNSDSAAGKDIYDSNHSDSNVYEDEPYILPDLNILVHGKPHATRTPANDRVIRALTSTFEQFEVDAKVIGFLRGPSVTQYEVELGSGVKVEKVTNLQKNIAYAVASTDVRILSPIPGKSAIGIEIPNVDREIVNLGDVLRSDKARQDPNPMLTGVGKDVEGHFVTAALDKMPHLLVAGATGSGKSSFINSMLTSIIMRATPEQVRMILVDPKRVELSAYAGIPHLLTPIITDPKKAAQALEWVVKEMDARYDDLQFFGFRHVKDFNKAVREGKVHAPAGSNRKVAPYPYLLVVVDEMADLMMVAKNDVESSIQRITQLARAAGVHLVLATQRPSVDVVTGLIKANIPSRLAFATSSATDSRVILDTVGAETLIGQGDALFLPMGAAKPQRVQGSWVSESEIRRAVEYVRTQRKPKYREDIEQMAQKADAQAQSKLKTSDIGDDMDELLQAAELVVGAQFGSTSMLQRKLRVGFSKAGRLMDLLESRGVVGPSEGSKAREVLVQPQDLPKVLAFIRGESDSL
- the purT gene encoding formate-dependent phosphoribosylglycinamide formyltransferase translates to MSFSQKSDSNNELNESVTNERIFGIFDSKLHTTKVLLLGSGELGKEIAIELIRLGIRVCAADSYANAPAMQVAQENRVLDMSDSQALQDLINDINPDIIIPEIEAISTQILKNVVKSKKIQVVPSSDITAIAMDREALRKISHEKLGLPTTPYRFASNYEELEKGAKIVGYPCVVKPIMSSSGHGQSIVKNPENLQNAWIEAQNGRRSKHKNQNTQNADISRVIVEALAPLDYELTVLTVSSSAGITTCEPIAQFQKNGDYRQSWQPANIPENVRINAQNIAKRAVEGLSQIARENGETGWGVYGVELFVLKNGDLLFNELSPRPHDTGMVTMISQYYSEFALHVLAILGVPITQKHTALCLKNNEVALSHALVVEGNGKIGFANVAKSLNTEDCARCDIRIFGKPEVHGSRRMGVILTVADSVSDAKSCATRIASELHTVELPS
- the purC gene encoding phosphoribosylaminoimidazolesuccinocarboxamide synthase, which codes for MEKLDKLYEGKAKKLYATDNNNVLWVEYMNQATAGNGLKKAQIAGKGSLNNQITSLLFHLLEARGVKSHFLGRISSTEQLVKRMKMFPLEIIMRNTAAGSFAKRYAVKEGTPLKKPLLEFCVKSDELGDPFINPEGVVALGLATDEELAEITRQAHAVNNALLDVFSKIDVQLVDFKIEEGVDSKGNILLADEITPDTCRLWDKRNTNNSEVSHLDKDLFRRDLGDIIPAYEEIFSRLKSLAQSESVNFDEINPNNYVEE
- a CDS encoding phosphoribosylformylglycinamidine synthase — translated: MVFRVYVEKQSGFDVKAQHLNHELKEILGIDSLKSTRIINRYDVEGISEDLFNNAIKTVFSEPPVDNTYDYLPISTSEHVFAMEFLPGQFDQRAESASECIQLISQGERPRVRTAQILAFKGDLSKKDLDAIKHYIINPVEAREASLDKVNTLQTETVIPANVEVINGFNDLDEQGLKKFIEDRALAMDLEDAKFCQNYFKNENRNPTITEIKVIDTYWSDHCRHTTFGTHLTNIKIDDKQVQTAFNRYLEMREELNRTNKPICLMDMATIGAKYLKHNGILKNLDESEEINACTVKIKVDVNGHDEDWLFLFKNETHNHPTEIEPFGGAATCIGGCIRDPLSGRSYVYQAMRVTGAADPRTPIAQTLEGKLPQRKIVTSAAAGYSSYGNQIGLATGEVHEIYHPGYVAKRMEVGAVVAATPADHVRRETPEPGDVIILLGGRTGRDGIGGATGASKAQDTDSIEECGAEVQKGNAPIERKLQRLFRRKDACRLIKRCNDFGAGGVSVATGEIADGLIIDLDKVSKKYEGLDGTELAISESQERMAVDVAASDADEFLSYARQENLEAQIVAIVTEEARMKMTWRGKTIVDLSREFLASNGAPKEQNIHVESGENYTSKWQDISGEYANKSFDERMKNLVSNINICSNKGLSEMFDSTIGAATVLMPFGGRRQLTPAQAMVAKLPVFGETNTASAMSWGFNPYIMEKNQFTGAYLAVVESLAKLTASGFTIENAYLSLQEYFGKPHNAPERWGKPMAAILGALSAQIDFGVGAIGGKDSMSGSFENLDVPPTLISFAVSTGDARNVVSPEFKKANSRILRILPKYKEDGITPKSQSFLEAIRIVENLTSNKHALSVSTPGFGASAEILFKMTLGNHIGLKLNNAISKNDLFKPEYGSFYVELKDDSELTYADSDLVSVDVVGETCNEFEFCVENEKLNLASLQEDWENTLEDIFPYREKGDSVPAINSSELKYSHNHMRSHRKTPISHPRVIIPVFPGNNCEYDTQAAFEKAGAECKTLIINNLSADDIAQSAKDLVDEINKSQIVMIPGGFSGGDEPDGSAKFIASFFRNPAVSDAVRDLLNNRDGLMLGICNGFQALIKLGLVPFGDIVPMDSECPTLTFNTIGRHQSKIVRTRVASNLSPWLSNCKVGDVHSVAISHGEGRFVALPEVMDTLIQNGQIATQYVDSNGVPSMNLKVNPNGSLMAVEGITSPDGRVFGKMGHCERSGNGLYVNIPDFRTQNIFSAGVEYFTA